Part of the Planococcus plakortidis genome is shown below.
TTACGAAGTTAGTGAAACGGGTTCAGAAATCCTGGCTCATTATTTGCCGGTCGCGATCCTTTTCGCCGCATTCCCGGTGACAGCATCCATCCTGCAAGGGATCAATAAACAGAAATGGATCGTCATCAACTTGCTTATCGGCCTGGGGCTTAAAGCCTTGCTGAATACGCCGCTGATCATGTGGTTCAAGACCGACGGGGCGATCGCTGCGACGATCATCGGGTACGTGGTGGCGATCACCATGAACATGATCATCATATCCAGAGCGATGAACTACCGCTCCAAAATGGTGTTCCGCCGGATTTTGCTCATACTTATCTTGAATGCCATCATGGCGTTCGCTGTGTATTTTGCAATGAACGGATTGGACTATATCATCGGCATGGACAATAAATTCCTGTCGATCATCCGCATCGTCCTCATTGGCGGAGTGGGTGCGGCGGTATATGGATACCTCAGCTTGAAGACAGGGCTTGCCCAGAAGCTGCTCGGCGCGAAAATCACGCGCTTTACCAAACGCTTCGGCTTCTAGGAGGAGATACTATGAGAATCGATAAATTATTGTCGCATACGGGCTTCGGTTCACGAAAAGACGTGAAGATTTTACTGAAATCAAAAGCGGTGGAAGTGAACGGCGAAACGGTGCGCGACCCAAAGTTTCATGTCGATGAGAAAACGGATGAAGTGGCGGTCTCAGGTGAACCGGTCGTCTATCGTGATTTCATCTATCTGATGATGAACAAGCCGCAAGGCGTCATCTCGGCGACGGAAGACCGCTTCGATCAAACCGTCATCGATTTGCTGACGGAAGACGAACAGCGCTTCGAGCCGTTTCCGGTCGGGCGCCTTGATAAAGATACGGAAGGGCTGCTGCTGATCACAAACGATGGCAAATTGGCCCACGAGCTATTGTCGCCGAAAAAGCATGTCGATAAAACGTATTACGCGAGAATCGACAGACCCGTGACGGAGGAAGACATACAGGCATTCAAACAAGGTGTCACGCTTGATGATGGTTACGAGACAAAGCCCGCACAGCTGTGTATTTTGAACAGTGCGGAAGAGTCCGAAATCGAATTGACCATTACGGAAGGGAAATTTCACCAAGTCAAGCGCATGTTCGAAAGCGTGAATAAGCGAGTGGTGTTCTTGAAACGTTTGTCGATGGGCACGCTTGAGTTGGACGAAACGCTTGAGCTTGGGGAATACCGCGAATTGACGGAAGATGAATTAACTAAATTAAAACAAAGAAAATGACCGCCTTGGCGGTCATTTTCTTTGTTTTCAGGATGTCATTTTGACTTTCTTCTCCGTCGTTGTC
Proteins encoded:
- a CDS encoding pseudouridine synthase, translating into MRIDKLLSHTGFGSRKDVKILLKSKAVEVNGETVRDPKFHVDEKTDEVAVSGEPVVYRDFIYLMMNKPQGVISATEDRFDQTVIDLLTEDEQRFEPFPVGRLDKDTEGLLLITNDGKLAHELLSPKKHVDKTYYARIDRPVTEEDIQAFKQGVTLDDGYETKPAQLCILNSAEESEIELTITEGKFHQVKRMFESVNKRVVFLKRLSMGTLELDETLELGEYRELTEDELTKLKQRK